The Sander lucioperca isolate FBNREF2018 chromosome 15, SLUC_FBN_1.2, whole genome shotgun sequence genome window below encodes:
- the mdh1ab gene encoding malate dehydrogenase 1Ab, NAD (soluble): protein MSEPIRVLVTGAAGQIAYSLLFSIAKGDVFGKDQPVILLLLDITPMLPVLDGVVMELQDCALPLLRDIVPTDKEEVAFKDLDAAILVGSMPRKEGMERKDLLKANVAIFKSQGAALEKYAKKTVKVLVVGNPANTNCLIAAKSAPSIPKENFSCLTRLDHNRARSQVAMRCGVPATHVKNVIIWGNHSSTQYPDVHHCLVNMSGSELACFEAVKDDAWLKGDFIATVQQRGAAVIKARKLSSAMSAAKAICDHMRDIWSGTPEGEFISMGVYSSANSYGVPEDLIYSFPVQIKDKNWKIVEGLAINDFSQMKMDATAAELMEERDTAVAFLGV from the exons ATG TCTGAGCCTATTAGAGTTCTGGTGACCGGCGCTGCTGGACAGATTGCCTATTCCCTGTTGTTCAGCATTGCCAAGGGAGATGTCTTTGGCAAAGATCAG CCAGTCATCTTGCTCCTTTTGGACATTACGCCCATGTTGCCAGTCCTGGATGGTGTTGTCATGGAGCTGCAGGACTGTGCCCTCCCACTTCTGAGAG ATATTGTCCCCACAGACAAGGAGGAGGTGGCCTTCAAGGACCTGGACGCAGCCATCTTGGTGGGCTCCATGCCCAGGAAGGAAGGCATGGAGAGGAAGGACCTGCTCAAAGCCAACGTGGCCATCTTCAAGAGTCAGGGCGCCGCCCTGGAGAAGTACGCCAAGAAAACCGTCAAG gtgCTGGTTGTGGGAAACCCTGCCAACACCAACTGTCTGATTGCAGCCAAGTCTGCTCCCTCCATCCCCAAAGAGAATTTCTCCTGCCTCACTCGTCTGGACCACAACAGGGCTCGCTCTCAG GTGGCAATGCGTTGTGGCGTTCCTGCCACCCATGTGAAAAATGTGATCATCTGGGGCAACCACTCGTCTACCCAGTACCCAGACGTGCATCACTGCTTGGTCAACATGTCTGGTAGCGAGCTCGCCTGCTTTGAAGCAGTCAAGGATGATGCCTGGCTTAAAGGAGATTTCATCGCT ACAGTGCAGCAGAGAGGCGCTGCGGTCATCAAGGCCAGGAAGCTGTCCAGTGCCATGTCTGCGGCCAAGGCCATCTGTGACCACATGAGAGACATCTGGTCAGGCACCCCCGAG GGTGAGTTCATCTCCATGGGTGTTTACTCCTCTGCCAACTCCTATGGAGTCCCAGAAGACCTCATCTACTCATTCCCTGTCCAGATTAAG GACAAGAACTGGAAGATTGTGGAAGGCCTGGCCATCAACGACTTTTCCCAAATGAAGATGGATGCCACAGCAGCAGAGCtgatggaggagagagacac